Proteins co-encoded in one Egicoccus sp. AB-alg6-2 genomic window:
- a CDS encoding S8 family serine peptidase: MAGFTSRRPRATAGVLAATLCLTLFAGPATAAPAPGAPQLGLDLPTRPEPAHLDDLRKKADDDRADVRTAAAPGAVFTPALSGEAYTFNDFCGDAGGARLDLRRADVLDLRRSLSPPTLAFTFETCRAITRDDLLGGVSLLLQTDARRNFLVDIATLNGQLTGVVYDLDTRTVAHAGAGQLAPDGHGAGYPFPASALGSPTEFAFFVESYAGDGRLVDEMPEEDEPVGIWPGGACQSTVFTRQDVVAAPGRLATALASARAAGLVPSSVHHASGRFEVLLADRGAVGGLRALPGVAEVRDAELLPTATTETVATAAGADAWWRNEVRAGAATGRATGAGITIGVIDDGVDGRRSEFGGRVVGGYDTVRGRALASGGNSDRGGHGTLVSGVAAAASGSVAGIAPGAKIRPYQVFDFAGCGNANAIAAAIDRGVADRVQILNLSLGSRGVTPPVIAAALARAQQAGVLIVAAAGNEALVDQPSVPAEHPATIAVGATGPNAILAPYSNRAAWVELVAPGGNGSTATTGVLSLGERGGYGVVNGTSFAAPIVAGAAALYLEAAGATAAQTRTALAATARDLGATGRDRDHGFGLLDIEALLATVPQAPPPAPPTTTVRDITSTCAAAPRNAFRDVASTDTHGAGIDCVAHYAVAGGFSDGTYRPGQPVTRGQMATFIANTITAAGGTLPAASVDFTDVTGTRHEVNIRRLATAGVIGGYADRTYRPDAPVTRAQMATFLVRALEYRTATEMAKGSGAFSDVAGNTHEVNIGKAAGGGLTGGDGTGRYRPEGTVTRAQMGSFLARTLAYLVDDGTTTAR; encoded by the coding sequence ATGGCGGGATTCACGAGTCGGCGACCGCGTGCGACGGCCGGGGTGCTCGCCGCGACGCTGTGCCTGACGTTGTTCGCGGGCCCGGCCACGGCCGCTCCCGCGCCCGGGGCACCGCAACTCGGCCTCGACCTGCCGACGCGGCCCGAACCCGCCCACCTCGACGACCTGCGGAAAAAGGCCGACGACGACCGCGCCGACGTTCGTACCGCCGCCGCGCCCGGTGCCGTCTTCACGCCCGCCCTCAGCGGCGAGGCCTACACCTTCAACGACTTCTGCGGTGACGCGGGCGGGGCCCGTCTCGACCTGCGTCGCGCCGACGTACTGGACCTGCGCCGCTCACTCTCGCCACCGACGCTGGCGTTCACCTTCGAGACCTGTCGTGCCATCACCCGCGACGACCTGCTCGGCGGCGTGTCGCTGCTGCTGCAGACCGACGCGCGCCGCAACTTCCTCGTCGACATCGCCACGCTGAACGGTCAGCTCACCGGCGTCGTCTACGACCTCGACACCAGGACCGTGGCCCACGCCGGGGCCGGACAGCTCGCCCCCGACGGGCACGGTGCCGGCTACCCGTTCCCGGCTTCGGCACTCGGTTCACCCACCGAGTTCGCGTTCTTCGTCGAGTCCTACGCCGGTGACGGCCGCCTCGTCGACGAGATGCCCGAGGAGGACGAGCCGGTCGGCATCTGGCCCGGCGGCGCCTGCCAGAGCACCGTGTTCACGCGCCAGGACGTCGTCGCCGCTCCCGGCCGCCTGGCGACCGCCCTGGCCTCCGCGAGGGCTGCGGGCCTGGTCCCGAGCTCGGTGCACCACGCGTCGGGACGTTTCGAGGTGCTGCTCGCCGACCGCGGTGCCGTCGGTGGGCTCCGGGCACTTCCCGGGGTCGCCGAGGTCCGCGACGCCGAACTGCTTCCCACGGCCACCACGGAGACGGTGGCAACGGCCGCCGGTGCCGACGCGTGGTGGCGCAACGAGGTGCGCGCCGGCGCCGCGACCGGACGTGCCACCGGGGCGGGCATCACCATCGGCGTCATCGACGACGGCGTCGACGGACGCCGCTCCGAGTTCGGTGGTCGGGTGGTCGGTGGCTACGACACGGTCCGCGGACGGGCACTCGCGAGTGGCGGGAACTCCGACCGCGGCGGCCACGGGACGCTGGTGTCCGGCGTCGCGGCCGCTGCGTCCGGTTCCGTGGCCGGGATCGCCCCAGGCGCGAAGATCCGGCCCTACCAGGTGTTCGACTTCGCCGGCTGCGGCAACGCCAACGCCATCGCCGCAGCGATCGACCGTGGCGTCGCCGACCGCGTCCAGATCCTCAACCTCTCGCTCGGCTCACGCGGCGTCACGCCGCCGGTGATCGCCGCCGCCCTGGCGCGCGCCCAGCAGGCCGGCGTGCTGATCGTCGCCGCTGCCGGCAACGAGGCGCTGGTCGACCAGCCGAGCGTCCCGGCCGAACATCCGGCCACGATCGCGGTCGGCGCGACGGGACCCAACGCCATCCTGGCTCCTTACTCGAACCGTGCGGCCTGGGTCGAACTGGTCGCCCCGGGCGGTAACGGCTCCACCGCGACGACGGGCGTGCTCAGCCTGGGCGAGCGCGGCGGGTACGGCGTGGTCAACGGGACCTCGTTCGCCGCGCCGATCGTCGCCGGCGCCGCGGCGCTGTACCTCGAGGCGGCCGGGGCAACGGCCGCCCAGACGCGGACCGCACTGGCCGCAACGGCCCGGGATCTCGGCGCGACCGGCCGCGACCGCGACCACGGCTTCGGGCTGCTCGACATCGAGGCGCTGCTCGCCACCGTGCCCCAGGCACCACCGCCGGCGCCCCCGACCACCACGGTGCGCGACATCACGAGCACGTGTGCGGCCGCTCCTCGCAACGCGTTCCGCGACGTGGCGTCCACCGACACGCACGGCGCGGGCATCGACTGCGTCGCCCACTATGCGGTCGCCGGCGGCTTCTCCGACGGCACCTACCGTCCCGGCCAGCCGGTTACCCGCGGCCAGATGGCGACCTTCATCGCCAACACGATCACGGCCGCCGGTGGGACCCTGCCGGCCGCCAGCGTGGACTTCACCGACGTGACCGGAACGCGTCACGAGGTCAACATCCGGCGGCTCGCCACCGCGGGCGTCATCGGCGGCTACGCCGACCGCACCTACCGGCCCGACGCGCCGGTCACGCGGGCCCAGATGGCGACGTTCCTGGTCCGGGCGCTGGAGTACCGCACCGCCACCGAGATGGCGAAAGGCAGCGGAGCGTTCAGCGACGTCGCCGGCAACACCCACGAGGTCAACATCGGCAAGGCGGCCGGTGGAGGGCTCACCGGCGGAGACGGCACCGGCCGATACCGGCCCGAAGGCACCGTCACCCGCGCCCAGATGGGCTCGTTCCTGGCCCGGACGTTGGCCTACCTCGTCGACGACGGAACCACGACGGCCCGCTGA